AATTAGATAAATAGAGAACAGGTAAATGTACTACCGCACTCTTCATATGTAGCTATCTGAGAAATTAGTGCATAGTAAACTAATGAGGATTTGCAGGTAGAATAGAGCATGCTAACCTCTAGGGCGCCTTCCAATAAAGCTTTGTTTACACTGCATCAACAACCAAATCTAAGAATTGTTCAGAAACTGAGAGTACTGATCTCATCATTTTCTTATAGTTGTTCTTTCTTGCTCATATTTACCACTCTAGCCTATAGATCTGCAAGAATAAATCTAGCATCGAATGTATTCAACTTGTACTGCTGTCGTTGTGCCTTATTTAAGTGCCACGATATGTAGTAGTCAGCTAAGTCGTTCATTCTTTCAGGCTAATTAGTAACTTGATTCACTAGTGAATAATGGACTAGATGCATGTTCCGTTGCTGCTCATAAAGCAAATGGTAACGGAGACAAAAAGTGACGAGGATTGAGTGGGCTTCACCTTGGCAACGATGAGCTCGGAGATCTGCTTGCTGAAGTCATCAGTACAGAGACCGTATGAACTACAAAAATCAGACACATGAGATCAGGAAAGATGAAATCGAGAGAGGGAGATGGAGAACTTACAGGATGAGAGGCCAGCGCTGGAGAGGAGCTGCTCGCCGTAAGCCACCACGCCTCCGGCGCCGGAGAGGAGCTGCCCGCGCGTGCGAACGCCACCTAGCATTCGAGCAGGGTTGGAGTGGCCCGGGACGAGGTGGAGACGAGCCGCGCGTGCCGGATCTGCCGTCGTCGCCAACCTAGCCGCACGCGCCGCCGCTTGCGGCCGCACCGTCGCGGTAGAGGCGGATCCTCTGCCGTCACCCACCTAgcagcgcgcgccgccgccgcttggGGCCGAGGGAGGGAGGGCGCCGCCGCTGAAGGTAGCGCCGCCGCGGAACGAGGGATCCAGGATTCGCCGCCGTAGCGTTGTGTGGGAAACGCGAACGACAGAGTGTGGGATGTGGGGCTAGGGTTTGGGGGCGCTGGTTTTATACGTCCGCGGAATAACACACGTTTTTGGGCCGGTTGAAAGGCTAATGTAGCCCAGGCCCTTGGCTGCACGATTCGGTCCTAACCTTGccgaaatgaatttttctgtcgGTGAGGACAGGCGACACAGGGAAATTATCTATTTTTTCTGTCGGGCTAGTAAAGACCGACAGAAATACTATTTTACCCTGTCGGTTCTGGTATTTTTCTGTCGGTCGTAAGAAACCGACAGAAAAAATAGTAATTTTCCTATCGGTGCAAGTTAAACCGATAGGGAAATCTTAGTTTCCAGTAGTGGGGCTCAACTGCATAAGAAGAAGCAAGCTGACAAGAAGCACTTGGAGCGCTCTTTCAATGTGGGTGACTTGGTGTTCCACAAACTTCAACCGTATGTCCAATCATTGGTAGCAGCTCGCTCCAACAACAAACTGTCTTTCAAGTTCTTTGGGCCCTTCCGCATTGTGAAGCGCTGTCGGTAAAGTGGCTTATCATCTAGACCTTCCATCGTCGGCTGCCATTCACCCAGTCTTTCATGTGTCGCTGCTCAAGCGTTCCCCAAGTCACCAAGCTGTGAGTCCATCACTTCCTTCTGAACTCTCTGAATTCCAAGTTCCTGAACATCTACTTCAGTGGCGTTGGACACCTGGTGATCGGTCGGTCCATCAAGTGCTCGTCAAGTGGTCCCATATGCCTACTTCCCTCTCTACCTAGGAATCCGTTGAGGAGCTTCGTCGCCAGTTTCCCAGATCACCGGCGTGGGGGCACGTCGGCACTCAAGGAgacgggaggggggggggggatgtTAGCAGTCCCCTGGTGCTACTCCTTCGCCCAGCACTGAAGACACATGAAGCAACATCTCCATCAGCCCGGTTCCAGCTCCGAGGCCCAAGAGGCAAGCTCGGCCTAGCTCCAAGGTGTTCAGGCCCATGTGGCATTCCTAGAGTAGTATATGTACCAGGGAGGAGTGGAGGAGAAGGCTTATGAAAAATGTAATCGTTAAACTCTACCGCACATTTTAATCATTCCTCGCTATAcactaccggaaacgtcaaatttgccgagtgtttttatgtttgccgagtgtattctatcgggcactcggcaaacaagtgatttgccgagtgctttccctaaaaacactcggcaaaaaaaacactcggtaaagaataggtttgccgagtgtccaaaaaaaacactcggcaaagagggggtttgtcgagtgttttttttgacactcggcaaagaaataaaatcttttttcctaGGAAAGAAGGagcagaaaaaaaattaaaaaaaaacctttgcctgAGTGCCcaaatctaggacactcggcaaaggaaaaaaatCGCTTTTTCTGTgaatgaaggagaagaaaaaaaatgaaaaaaactttgccgagtgtccagatctaggacactcggcaaaagaataaaatatatttttttagaaaaaaagaacaaaaaaaagttTGCCAAGTGCTTGGatccagaacactcggcaaacaaaatttAATATAAATCCGCCGCACCCCCCGCGCCTCCTCTCTCCAAATCCGCCGCCCGCCCTCTCGTGAAATCCGCGCGCGCCTCCTCTCTCCAAATCTACGGCGGCGCCCTCCCCCCTCCCGGCGCGGCCCTCCTCTCCCCCGGCGCGGCGTGGCCCTCCTCTCCcccggcgcggcgcggcgtgGCCCTCCTCTCCCCCGGCGCGGATCCGGCGCCCTCTCCTTCCCCGGCGGCGTGGCAGCGCGGATCCGGCGCGGCCCTCCTCTCCCCCGGCGTGGCGCGGCCCTCCTCTCCCCCGGCGCGGATCCGGCGCCCTCTCCTTCCCCGGCGGCGTGGCGGCGCGGATCCGGCGCGGATGCTCTGCCTTCTTCCtcggcgtggtggcggcggcatgGATGGTGGTGGCGATGCTGGTGGTGCGGCAGTGGTGTCGGCatccctttttttatttttttgaaaaaaaaagtttgtcgagtgtttttttttttttgcactcggcaacttctttgccgagtgcccgacagaaaacactcggcaaattagcgTTTGCCGGTAAAGATTCGCCGAGTgtcgtttaccgagtgtaacactcggcaaaccatttgccgagtgtttttgggacttcgccgagtgcccctggcactcggcaaatgttcTGTATCCGGTAGTgatagttaccttcttgcttccCAAGTATTTCGATTCCTGTCTACCTGCTAACATGCATGTTTGAATGGCCTATATACGACTATTTTTTTTAGTTAGTAGTTGTTAGTCTAGGATATCTAAATAGCTAGGATCTAACTTGGAGAGTAGATGTACGGCCATTTCACCTCACTGGGCACTTATTTGTATGTACATTATTAGTTTTAAACCCATGTATACTGAATGCGAGCAGCTCATTCATGCAAGCTCATGTAGTGATAGGTGCACTCAATGAATTCCTGATCAGCCGATGCTGCTATAGTTACGTGGAGTATAAAAACTTGGACACCCACACTAGCTTCTTTGGTCCATAAAAGAATTATGTTAGGCCGAGAGAGATGGAGTGGTTCATGAAGTCCACGGCACAGGTTTTGCTAGCTACGGTAGGCTTAGGAGACATTGGGACCTCTAGCAACAAGATGTCGACACATCTCCTGCAATCACAGCAGCATTGCTCCGCTTGGGCATGGCGTCGTGTTCCATCTGGTAGGAAGCCACGAACTTGCTGCTTCGTTAGTTTCATCCATTAAAATCAAGCCAGCCTAAACTAGTCATCGCCTTCACGTCGGTCGTCCACGACATTTTCGTGATCATCCTTGGAGTGCTAGCTCCTGACCTCCTGTAGATTGGCATTCTTCCAACGGACAGCTGTGGACATTCAGGCTGGTGTGTGCAAATCATGGTGGTTGTAGATTGGTCCAGCTTATGCTGTTTTTGGTGGGCCATATGTATTGGTGGCCTTGTGTAGCGAAGCAAGTACTAGGTCTTACTGGTGTCTGACCCACTTGATGATCCAATACGCTGGGCAAAACACAAGATTTATCAAGAAAAAAGCTAATTATAACAAGCTTATATGCAGTTAGTTAAAACTCCAAGTTGGGTTCTGTTATTCTGAAACCCAATATATATGGTTATGGGACAAATAGATCTGCTACATCAAAACATGCTTCTGCACATAAAGAAAAGGAATGTCAATGAAGCATCCGGTTAACATAATGTATTCGTGCACCAGACACCAGTAGAGATGTTGTCACATATTCTTTTGGACTATATATTGGATTTGTAGAAACATCTAATATAAATACAATAGGAACCCACTAATTATTGAGGAAGTTAATGAGCTTCGTCAGTTTTTTCATACGATTTGTACCTAGAACTAGTTAAGCTGTACTGCTCCAGGTTTCCAGTTCACTCAAATTGTTGATGCACCTGCCATTTGGTAAAGCACTGATGTACTACTTACTTCCTCTACCAACGAATTTTTTAGCAAGCTGGAGGATGTTCACATGGTAATGTCCATTTTCATTTCATCACCATGTTCCAAGTTCCAAAAGTTGTACTACGTGCAGTGCACCCCTTGTATGCTTGGTGGACTGCTTCTAATGTAACCGTTTGAGGCATCAGTAAGTAAAATCATTGAATAAGACATGTGCCACTGTAGGGAACGACGTTGGAAAAGTGTGTACTCACAGTGTAGTTGAAAGATTGGTGACTTCGCTGAAGTCCATTGTACTTTCTTGTTAGCGTGCTTACAGAGTAACCTTTTACGCTTGCTATATCAGCCCAGTTTCCTTTTAGCTTTTAAGCTGGGAAGCtttttttaatggaaaaaatactAATTATTATATCCTCCAGTTCTTGGTATGGCATACTGCAAATAAGGACGATCCAAATAAATTTCTTAAACTGCTAATAAGGTGCTTCATGACAGGATGACAATTTAATTGCTGTAAACTTTTTGAGATATTCAAACGTCTCACCAAACTGATCATTTAATTGTACATCTAAACCAACGTTCTATGGAGCAGAATGTGCGCAGCTCATTAGATCAGTAGGTGAAGCGTGAGAAGTGGAGCTGCAGATGTTGCTATACTTGCATGGAGTATATATAATAATTTGAACAACCTCATCGGCCAGCACAGTCATATCTTTGGTCCATAAAAAGAAGCAAATATGTTAGTCTTAGGGAGATGATCATGTGGTTGGGCTGGGTTTTCCTGTGAAGATCCTAAAAATCGGATTTGTTCTTAGGCCGTGAGTTAAGCTGTAGAAATATGTAACATGTAATAGCCTTTTAGTTATATCCATCTAGGCTTTATAGTCCATATAGACTTCGTCTTGTTCTGTCAATTACCGATGTAACATGGATGTTCCCAACTCATATTGCTGAATTTGACCTTGTCTTCGATGGCCACCATGCAACAATAGATGTATGATGCAACTCTTCCCATTGCAGAAGGTTGCTGTGTTGTCATTGCCTGTAATGTTTTCGGCTTGCAAGAACTCCATTAGGCTGAAGATTCAGGTGTGGGATTCGCTCGTCCCAGTGACTATAAAAAAAGAATTAAGGAGTAAAGGAAAGGGTTGCGATTATAAATGATCTGGtcctcactagtagagaacagacctttgatcctcggccaaaatgggctctagtcccggaattttttgcccccgggactagaaatacctttagtcccggttggtggctccaaccgggactaaaggtccctgcctaacggctactgcgccagacagaggtggcagggacctttagtcccggttggagccaccaaccgggactaaaggtatacttttactcccggttggtggctccaaccgggagtaaaggtctactcccgggccgtggctgcgcccggggttggaaagttacctttagtcccggttggatctatcaaccgggactaaatgttctccctttataaatcggccgtctcctattcctccccgagcccgagctcagcacattttgaagctcactgcagtagtgttcttgcttcctccctccctccattgttcctccattcattcttcgattcctccgtcgatttcttcgattcctccgtcgattcttcagttgtaaaggttaccaatctcatactctcatttttttaccattttcttatgccattttattcactatatatatttatggttctttattgtggtttttttcatttgtaagcaagttgagctcaaaatcactttaagcttgcatatttacatgaaagaaggttaaagtatatataaatataaagttagaaaatagttagaaaattatagcaaatccttactagttgaacttgcggaccgtgttcaggtcggcgaggatgttctctgccgagcggtaacggacgtcaaggaggagctttgattctacgagggagagcgataacggtcgtggaagaccgtgttcccttcctcgtagaatcggagctcttccttgaccaagtacggtgccgtccggtggagaaatgctcgccgagctgatcacgtaagcaaggtcaactagtacggatggttatttattcacatgtcccgatatcatcgtagtagtctgtcaatcaccgtacctaaacgtagtatatataaataaaaacttagaaaatagttagaaaattatagaaaatccgtactagttgaacttgcggaccgtgttcagctcggcaagcatgttctctgtcgagcggtaacggacatcaaggaggagctttgattctacgagggagagcgacaacggtcgtgggagaccgtgttcccttcctcatagaatcggagctcttccttgaccaagtacggtgctgtccggtggagaaatgctcgccgagatgatcacgtaagcaaggtcaactagtacggatggttatttattcacacgtcccgatatcgtcgtagtagtctgttatgtgtgtacattcccattcttctgttaatttgcggaaatatcatatgaattacttacctgccgcagtaaaagacgagaacacaatgaccattaaaaatatcattgtttagagatctagataattttatagtttattaattttatttgtttataaaagaagaaatttatagtgtattaaaaaatgagtatagagagtagatggcaactgcttccgggtcctcggcctctcatgggtttccaaagcgacttaggccgggccttcctctcattccatgcggcaagtgtcgtgatgagacgaagattgtgatggagtaccgagtgaagaaggagggtcccaacaaggatcgtatcttctacaagtgtccggatcgcaatgtgagttattttatcgtatttaatgattatggttagtttatacctattttcatgatggttgtgattaaagttctaattttttgttttaatttcagtgggatggcagtggacgatgttcaggcttctactgggaggaagagtatgttgaactcgtgcaaaaatatcttgcacaacaggcagatacggcggctaatgaggcagtgatccagccgaagaagcctaaAGATGTTGcataatcgggggatctgtctgttttagttgagattggtcgcgaaatccttgtgctcctgaaatgtattttagctttagttcttttagtggtagttgggattgtctacattgtagcgatgctttcataaatttgtatcttttgtggtggcacgcatgttgtataaataattaattatgatctaggttttaatatgatatttatgtcatgtaatgcagatgagccgtcattggatgtataatgctgatcgccgctcacaagagttcattgacggcgtgcattctttgttacgtgcggccgaggcaaacaaacgcgacggtttcatgtgctgcccatgtgccatatgtaagaatacggtggaatatccttgctcaaggactcttcattcacacttgttcaagtcgggtttcatgccaaactatatttgttggacaaagcacggagaaaccggtgttgtaatggaagaagatgaagaagaacaatgggacgacaatgatattattcctgatggtgcgtgcttcaatgatactgcaatgggagaagctgaagaagaggtagccgcagaagatgagccggctgatgatctttgtcaggtcattcgtgatgcacaaagagaatgtgaaagtgaaaaggagaagatcaagttcgagcggatgctagaagatcacaagaaattgttgtacccaacttgtgatgcagggcagaaaaagttgggaaccacactagaattgctgcaatggaaggcaaagaatggtgtatctgacaagggatttggagagttactaaaaatccaaaagaagatgcttccgaagtacaatgaattgcccgccactacctacgaagcaaaacaagttgactgtcctatggggctagaaatagagaagatacatgcatgtcctaatgactgcatcctataccgtggcaaagagtacgagaaattggatgcatgcccggtatgccatgcgtcgcggtataagatcaggcgagatgaccctggtgatgttgagggcgaacgtccgcgtaagaaaatccctgccaaggttatgtggtatgctcctataataccacgcttgaaacgtctgttcagaaacaaagaacatgcaaaattgttacgatggcacaaagaagaccgtaaggtagacaatatgttgagacaccctgctgatgggtcccagtggagagcaatcgacagagaattcccggagtttgcaaatgacgcaagaaacttaaggtttgctttaagtacagatggtatcaatccttttggagagcagaacagtagtcatagcacttggcctgttactctaagtatctacaacattcctccttggttatgcatgaagcggaagttcattatgatgcctgtgctcatccaaggcccgaagcaacctggcaatgacatcgatgtgtacctgagaccacttattgacgaacttctcattttgtggaataaagaaggtgtacgtgtgtgggatgagtacaaataggaacactttgatctgcgagcattgttgttcgtaacaatcaatgattggcctgctctaagtaatctttcaggacagtcaaacaagggatataatgcatgcacacactgcttcggtgatattagaggtgtattcttgaaaaaatgtcgaaaggtcgtgtaccttggccatcgtcgatttcttcctgcaaatcaccccgtaagaaagaaaggtaagcattttaaagggaaggcagaccacctgaccaagcctcgcaaccgaaccggtgaggatgtactcgatatggtcaatgatgtgaaagtcgtctttggaaaaggacatggaagccaacctattccgaaagacgctaacggtcactgcaccca
The sequence above is drawn from the Miscanthus floridulus cultivar M001 chromosome 15, ASM1932011v1, whole genome shotgun sequence genome and encodes:
- the LOC136509675 gene encoding uncharacterized protein isoform X1, which produces MLGGVRTRGQLLSGAGGVVAYGEQLLSSAGLSSFHTVSVLMTSASRSPSSSLPSVNKALLEGALESTSEILKHGGKVRQLKASKFLCRLAFLNEDEEPRRCKSSKMGTEDRLDCLLG
- the LOC136509675 gene encoding uncharacterized protein isoform X2 codes for the protein MLGGVRTRGQLLSGAGGVVAYGEQLLSSAGLSSFHTVSVLMTSASRSPSSSLPSVNKALLEGALESTSEILKHGGKVRQLKASKFLCRLVWSSEAVVDGEVKVK